Below is a window of Terriglobia bacterium DNA.
CCCTGTCAGGGTTCCTATGAACGAGCCGCTCCCGTTCGCGTCCGAATAGATGAAAGACAGGTCTTTCAAATCGCCCGAGGCGAGGTTCAGCTTCAAGTCTGAAGCGGATTCAGTGATGAGCCCGTCCGCCTGAACCGCCGTTGAATAGAGGCGCAGGCCTGCATTGCTGATCTGTTCTTCCTGAGGGCGCAGCCGGTAATCAAGGGCGCCGTCCAGCGGGAGCGCCACGATGTCCGGAATTGCCGGCGGATTAAAGCTTCGGAGATCGGCATGTCCAGTGAGGTCAAATCTATCGAACTTTCCTTCGAACCAGCCATTGAGCTTTCCGGTCGCATCCGAAAAGATCCGGTACTTCGGATCCCAGGGATAAGCGCGGACCAGATCCGCGGCATTTATGTCTCTGTAATTCAAATCGAGATTGATTCGCGTCGGACCTGGCAGATTTACGATCGAAATTTCCCCCGCGGTTGAACCGCCGAGCATCGCGCTTTTGAATTTCCGCAGAACCAGCCGCCGTTCCGGGAAGCCATACACGTATTCGGCTGTAAACTTTGTCGCATGCCAGCCATCGAAATCGATCGCATCCGATGCCAGATTTCCCTGGGTCTGATAGTAACCATTGCCGAATTGCATGTATCCGCGGGCATCGGCTCTTCCGGCAAAGGTTTCGTCCGTAAAAAAGTAGTTCAGAAAAGGAACCTGAAGATCGGCCGTGTACGCCAGTCTTCCCGAGACCTTATTGCTGATGACCTGATCGACGCGGCCCTGAAGCACGACTTTGCTTCTGCCCGATGTCACTAGAATTTTTTGCGCGATGATGTTCGCCCGCGTGTAATCGACATCCGCGGTCATGGTGTACGGAATCGCCGGATCCACGTTCGGGGTGCGGTCGAAGACGCCGTCGTATTGCAAGTGCGTCTGCAGGACCTCGCGCCGATCGAAGTAAATCAGGTCAGCCGTCAGGTTCTGCGCCGAAAAATCGATATTGTCGTGTTGCTCATTGACGATGGCCGAGCCTCCAACGATTTTGCAGCTTCGCACGGAAATGGAGAATTGAAAGCGTTGTCCATTGGATCGCGGGGCCGCGTCTTTCGGCGGTGCCGGTACGTTTGTCTGTCCATCCGGCTGCACCAGAAGATGAAACTCCGGTCGAGATATTGTCAGCTCCGACAGGTCGATGCGATGTTCGAGGAGCGTTCGCAGATTCACCCCGACTTCGATCCGGCGAATGAATGCTAACGGCGCCTCTTCGGCTGGTTCGAGGCCGCGTAGCGTCAGGTCGTCGAGCACGAAACGCTCGGACAAAAAGCTCCAGTGAAAATCCCCAAGACTGACGTTCGCGCCGGACTTCCGCGCGATTTGTTCGACAATGTACTGCCGAACCCGGGAGTGGAAAGCATTCGATCCGAGGTACGAAGCGATCGTTCCGATTACAGCCAGAAATGCAATGAGTGTGCCGGCAAGCGCCAGTAAAATCCGGCGCCTACTGAAAAATCTCAATGTTGCTCCTTGCGCGAATCGCTTCGAGCCACCCGTCGACATCGTGATTGATCTGTTCCTGAACCACGTTGTTTCTAATGGCGTCCGTTATCGAAGCGAGCGGCGGGATCGGATCCAGGCCGCGGTTCTTCGCTTCAGGCACGAAGACTTCATCGTAATACTTCTGAAGATCCTGATCGCTGGGCCGGATGAACTGGCGGAAACGCAAATCGAAGTATTTTTGCATCCGGAGCCGGCGGCCGATGGCCGCGCGGATCGCTGGGGATGGCACACCTTCCTGCGGAGGCGACTTCTGGAGTTCGCGGTCGATTTCCTCCGGACTGACATCGACGCCTGGAAAATCCGAACTTTGTTTTTCGATCAGGTAGTTGTCGATCATGTCACGGATAAGGGCCGTATCGTCGTTCTCCGGTTTATCGCCCAGCCGCGTGCGGATTTCGCGTTCCTGGCGGAGATCACTGAGGGTGATGACGTGACCTTCGACAACGGCCACCATCTTGTCGATGACTTCAGCGCGGGCCGCAGGCGGAGCCGGGCAGACCAGGAACAATACGCCCCACGCGATAGCGCACCACCCACGTGATTCGCGGCCGGACACTTTCCTAAAACGGGTTTCCCAGCGTGAAAAAAACATGAAGCCTGCTTGTGTTGATGCCGTTCACATCCGGATTCAAATTGATGCCGAAATCCAGCCTAACCGGTCCCAGGGGAGTTTGATATCGAAAGCCGTAGCCGACCGTGTGGCTGAAACTCGAAAGGCTGACGGCTGAGAGCTGCGGAAATACGTTTCCAGTATCGTAGAAGACGGCTCCCCTCACTCCCGAGATGGGAGAGATACGCAACGGGAAGCGGTATTCCAGGTTTCCCAGCGTCATCACATTTCCACCGAGCGGCTGTGCTTCGTCAAAGCCATATCCACGCAGAGTTGTCGATCCGCCCGCAAAATAGCGTTCGGTCGGAGGCAATCCCGTTTGTGTGGTGCTTTTAAAAGGATGGTTCCAGCCGAACCGCGTGGATGAAACCAATACGGAATTATTTCCAACCGGCACGTATGCGTCATATTCATTGTAGAGCGACGTGAAATTGATCTCTGAACCGAGCGCCCGGCCGGCTATCTGAAACGTAGTTGTGGTAAATGACCCCGACCTGGGATTGGCGGGATCGTTCCGGCGATCCTGAATGTACGACGTTCCAACCCGCGCGATTTGAATGATGCCCCGTTCGGCCGGGAGTGTCAGGGCGTGAATATTGACCCGGATGTCCTGCAGATCGACCGTTTGATAGCCCGCGGTCACCAGAAAATTCCGCTGAGGCGAGATTCGCTTCAGAGCCTGCACGGAAAAATCGATGCGGTTGGCCGTGAAATCCGGCTGTTCGGTGTGCTCGATGAAAGCCGACGCAAAACCGTCCATGTCGTGATTGAACAAGTGCGGTTCCTTGAATGTGACTTGCGCCAGGCGCTCGCGGCTGCTGAGACGTGTGCGGAGGCTGATCGTGCGGTTGAGACCGAGCAGATTGTCGTGGGAAATTTCGAATGTTCCTCGCGCGTGTTCGAATTCCTGGTAGCCCACCCCATAAGTGAGCAGGATCGGCTTGGCATCCTCCACCTGGATCAGGAGATTCCGGATTCCAGGGATTCCCTGGTCGAGCGTAACGATTTCGACTTTGCTGAATAGTCCCGTTGCGTACAGCCGTTGCTGCGCTTCCAGAACGGCGCCGGGATCATACGGCTTGTAAGATTGCAGGCCGCTGTTGCGCCGGACGATCTTCTCCTTGGTGAGAGTGTTGCCCATTACCAGAATCGCGCCCACCTGATACGTCCGTCCCTCGGTGATATTGAAGGATACGCTCACATCATTGCTCGACTCGACGCGTTCCACCGTCCGTTCCACGCTGACATCCGCGTACCCTTTTGAATAATAAAGTTGCGTTATGGTCGCGCGGGCCTGGTCGACCGTCCCGGACGTGTAGACGTCTCCAACCTTGAAGCCCAGCTTTTCAAGCAGTTGCTGGTCCGAAACGGCGGCATTGCCCATGATGGATACAGACGCGACGTGAAACTGTTTGCCCTCCTGAATCTGGATAGTGGCGTTGATCGTGTGCCCCTCGTCTGCCGTACTCGTGGTAACCACTGTTCCTTCGAAGCCGGCATTGGCGTACATCGCTTCGATCGTGTGTTTGTCGTCTTCGAGAATCTGCGTACTGAAGACGCCCGGTTTCAGAAACTGGCTGGCTCGCGTCTTGATATGGTTGTGAATATCGTCGGTTGTGAAGTAACGATTACCTTCGATCCGCAGGTTCGCCGTTTCATGTTTTGGGCCGGGATCGATCGTGTAATTCACCTGCACCGCATCTCCGAGCGGCGGTACAACCTGTACGGTTTCCGACGTCACGCTGGCGTCGAAGTAACCTCTTTGCCGCATGTACCCCGTTATAGCCTCGCCACCTTCATCGATAAGGTCCTTGGCGACCATACCTTCCTCGTAGATCGGCACCAGCTCCTTCAGGTTCTTGTTTGGAACCTTGTAGCCTCGCGTGTCCACTAGCGCAAATTCTCCGGGTTGCACCATGATGTCCAGAGCGACCGTATTTGTGGCGGCATTGTACTGGCGGTTCGCCGTGACTCGCGTGTTTAGAAAATCGAGATTCGTGAACTTGGTCCGAACCTGGGTAAGGGCTTTGTCCACCTTCGACGCCGAAAAATCGTTTCCGGGCTTGAGCCCGAAAATTTTGAGCAATTTGTCATGGGGATATGTGTCTTCGCCTCCCTGGACGCGGATCACACCGATCTTCGCTCTGGCGCCGGCCATTGCTTTCAGTGTGACGACCGCCAGCCTTCTCTGATCGTCAAAGCTGGGGGATGCGCTGACGGTAACCTGAAAATATCCTTCGTTCTTCAGCGTGTCCGTCGTGTCCTTGACAACCTTGTCCACCAACGATGTGCGGAACTTTTCGCCAATCGGCAGACGGACGTATGACGACAACGATTTCTCCAGAAGGTTGTCCGGCTCCAGTCGGAAGGTGCTGAAAAAGTAGTTCTGTTTGACCTGAAAGGTCAGCGCCGTACCGCTGCCGGCCGCAGCAGCGGCTTCGACTTCGACGTAGCTGTAATGCCCGGAGTCGTAGAGCGCCTGAATCGCGGCCCGAAGATTCTCGACGCTGAGAATGTCACCGCGATGAAGCGGGAGGGAATCCAGGTCGGTTTGAGAGTCGGCTCCCGACAGGCTGATGTTCGAAATACGGGTGCCGTAGTACTGCTGTTGCGCCAGCGCGAAGCATGGCAACAGCAGACCGACAATGAAACCTGGCACCTTCATTCAACCTGCGACGCTCCCGCACTTTTAGACGCGATTCGTTAGGAAGGTAGCAATCTCAGGAAAAGTTCAGGCTTTCGTGATTCGGCCGGATCGGATGCAGCTGGTGCAAACTCGCATACTCTTGTGGGTCTTTCCGTCGAGGACTCGGACCCGCTGAAGATTCGGATTCCACCGTCTCCTCGTCAGATTATGGGCGTGGCTTACCCGATTCCCATAAATCGGCCCTTTATTACAGATTTCGCAGCGCGCCATGAGGGCAATCTCCCTTATAAAATAGAGAAAAAAGTATACCACACGGTCCTGATGAGCCGGTGACTGTTGTGCTAGAATGGCCGTTATTTCTCACGGTATTGGAGTGTCCTGTAATGAAACCTTTGATTCTTTCGGCCCTTTTGGCCGGTCTGTTAGTGACCGCATCCTGCGGTTCCGATTCCTCCGCCTCCGCCAACGTCGTGGCGCGCGTGAACGGGAAGGATATATCGACCGCCGAGCTTGAAAAGCAGGTTCAGGTACAGCTGAATGGCGCCGAAAAACCCGGGTCCGCCG
It encodes the following:
- the bamA gene encoding outer membrane protein assembly factor BamA — encoded protein: MKVPGFIVGLLLPCFALAQQQYYGTRISNISLSGADSQTDLDSLPLHRGDILSVENLRAAIQALYDSGHYSYVEVEAAAAAGSGTALTFQVKQNYFFSTFRLEPDNLLEKSLSSYVRLPIGEKFRTSLVDKVVKDTTDTLKNEGYFQVTVSASPSFDDQRRLAVVTLKAMAGARAKIGVIRVQGGEDTYPHDKLLKIFGLKPGNDFSASKVDKALTQVRTKFTNLDFLNTRVTANRQYNAATNTVALDIMVQPGEFALVDTRGYKVPNKNLKELVPIYEEGMVAKDLIDEGGEAITGYMRQRGYFDASVTSETVQVVPPLGDAVQVNYTIDPGPKHETANLRIEGNRYFTTDDIHNHIKTRASQFLKPGVFSTQILEDDKHTIEAMYANAGFEGTVVTTSTADEGHTINATIQIQEGKQFHVASVSIMGNAAVSDQQLLEKLGFKVGDVYTSGTVDQARATITQLYYSKGYADVSVERTVERVESSNDVSVSFNITEGRTYQVGAILVMGNTLTKEKIVRRNSGLQSYKPYDPGAVLEAQQRLYATGLFSKVEIVTLDQGIPGIRNLLIQVEDAKPILLTYGVGYQEFEHARGTFEISHDNLLGLNRTISLRTRLSSRERLAQVTFKEPHLFNHDMDGFASAFIEHTEQPDFTANRIDFSVQALKRISPQRNFLVTAGYQTVDLQDIRVNIHALTLPAERGIIQIARVGTSYIQDRRNDPANPRSGSFTTTTFQIAGRALGSEINFTSLYNEYDAYVPVGNNSVLVSSTRFGWNHPFKSTTQTGLPPTERYFAGGSTTLRGYGFDEAQPLGGNVMTLGNLEYRFPLRISPISGVRGAVFYDTGNVFPQLSAVSLSSFSHTVGYGFRYQTPLGPVRLDFGINLNPDVNGINTSRLHVFFTLGNPF
- the rpmB gene encoding 50S ribosomal protein L28; translation: MARCEICNKGPIYGNRVSHAHNLTRRRWNPNLQRVRVLDGKTHKSMRVCTSCIRSGRITKA